DNA sequence from the Amycolatopsis sp. Hca4 genome:
CTCGTCGCGCGCCGGGCCGGACAGGGTGCCGATCAGCCGCTCCATCGACAGCTGGTCGGCGTGGTAGGCGAGGAACACCTTGCTCTGCGCGGTGTCCAGCGGCAGGTGGCTGCCGACCCGCACCGACACGATGACGATGGTCGAGGCGTTCTCCTCGACCCGCGAGACCACCGGGCCGGTGAGCCCCCAGAGGCTGAGCACGACGCTGGTCTGCGTGGCGCGCGAGAGCGCCTGCATGTGCCGCGGCGCGAGGTTGACGACCCGGCGGTGCCCGATCGCGAACGCGCCGAGCTGCAGCAGCAGCCCGCCGGGCACGTAACCGCCGTCGGCGCTGCGTTCCAGCAGCCCGGCCGCGACGAGCGAGGTGCAGTACCGGTACGCCGTGGTGCGGTTGAGGCCGAGCCGCTCGGCGACCTCGCCGGCGGTCAGCTCGGGGGTCGCCGGGTCGAACAGCGAGAGGATCTGGCTGACCCGGCTCACCGCCTGGATGTCCGCCTGGTCCGCGCGGGCCTCCGGGGACCGCGTCGGTTTGGTCACGGGGTGCCTCCGCCGGAAGTCTGGAATCACTGTTCACTTCGTGAACACGGATCTCAGGCTACACGGACCGCGCCGGTTTGCCGGTCGCCGCCACGACCATGGAGTGATCCGGCGGTGGCGACGACCGGCGGACGCCGCCGCTTTCGGCGTCCCCGGCGGCGGATCCGGTGGACCCGCCGCCAGACTGCGTTCGCTGCGCGGACAGCGAAGGACGGTCACCCCGGACTCCAGGAGGTGCGGGAGTCCGAGGCGACCGTCCGGTGCCGGCCACCCGTCGGTGGCGCGCTGGTGTTACTTGTTGGTGCCCGGGGTCAGCACCTTGTCGATCACGAAGACGGTGGCGTTCTTGGTGGGGATGTTGCCGCACAGGATCTTCGCGCCGTTGATCGTCATGTTCTCGCCCGAGCCCTCGATCTTCACCGGGCCGCCGGCGGTGTTGAGCGTGTCGACCGAACCGGCCGCGGCGAGGCCCTTGGCGTCGTAGCGCTTGCCGACGACGTGGTACTGCAGGATCGGGGCCAGCTCGGCGGGCTTGCCGGCCAGCTCGTTGAACTTGGCGTCGCCCAGGGCGGCGAACGCCGGGTCGGCCGGCGCGAAGACCGTGATGGCCTCCTGGCTGTTGAGCGTGTCGACCAGGTTGGTGGCCTTGACCGCGGCCACCAGCTTGGTCAGCAGCGGGTTGGTCGAGGCGGCCGAGGCGACCGGCTGCGGGCCCATCGAGTCCAGCGAGCCGGGCGCGGAACCCTGCGGCAGCTGCGAACAGGCCGGGCCGAAGACATCGGCGTTGGTGGTCACGCCGTTGCCGGCCCCGGCGGCGGCGCTGGAGGACGGGGCCGCCATCGAGGACGACGGGGCGGGGGCGCTGGAGCTGCCCGAGGAAGCGGTGTCGCTGCTGCCGCACGCGGTGAGGGTGAGCGCGGCGGCCGCGGTCAGGCCGATTCCGGCAATACGAAGGTTACGCACGAGAATTCACTCCAATGGATTGCGCGGCTGAGGCGGTGGTTTTCATCCGCCCCTGTTATCGGGTATTCGCGACCCGGCGGGAACCGGATTGGTGGATCGGGAAGAAAATTTTCAGGCTGCGGTGAAGGTGACGTTGTGCCACCCTGTCGCGCCGTCGGGCACGGTGCCCGCCCGCTGGTCGGTCTGGGTGTAGCCGGACTTGTCGGTGGCGCGGCAGAACACCTGGTGCACCCCGGCCGGGATGTCGACCTCGGCCCACCACATCCGCCACGTGTTCAGGTTGACCTCCTGCGACAGCGTGGTCTCCTGCCACGGGCCCTGGTCGACGCGGACCTCGACCTTCTCGATGCCCGTGTGCTGCGCCCACGCCACCCCGGCCACGCGCACCTTCCCCGGCCGGACGTTCGCGAAGCCCCGGTGGGAGTCGATGCGCGATTCGGTTTTGATCGGTGCTTCCCGGCTCCAGCCGCGTTTGAGCCAGTACGCCTGGCGCGCGGCCCACGTCGTGACTTCGATGTCCACGACCCATTTCGTCGCCGAGACGTAGCCGAAAAGCCCGGGGGTGACCAGCCGGGCCGGAAAACCGTGTTCCAGCGGCAGTGGTTCGCCGTTCATCCCGATCGCGAGCATCGCGCCGCGGCCGCGATCCTGCGCCGCGGCGACCGGTGTGCCCGAGGTCCAGCCGTCGACGCTGGTGCAGAACAGCTGCTCGGCGCCGGGTTTCACGCCGGCTTCGGCGAGCAGGTCGGCGAGGTCGACGCCGATGAAGTTCGACGTCGACACGTAGTCGCCGCCGACCTCGTTGGACACGCACGTCATCGTGACCGTGCGCTCGACCAGCGGCCGGTTGCGGATATCGCCGTAGCTGTAGCGGATTTCCCGGTCGACCATGCCGTGCAGGCGCAGGCTCCAGTCCTCGGTGCGCACCTGCGGCACCGACAGCGCGGTGTCGACGCGGTAGAACTTGCCGTTCGGCGTCAGGAAGGGCGGCGTGCCCAGCTTGGCGAAGTCCGCGTCGGCCGGGATCGTCGGCGCGGTGCGCGCCGGGATCAGCTTTCCGACCGCGTCGCGGGACGCGGTGGCGTCGCGCGACGAGCTGATCAGCTGCCCGCCCAGGCCCGCCGCGCCGGCGCCGGCGACCACACCGGCGCCGCCGAGCAGGAACGCCCGCCGTGACGTCCCGGACTTCTCGCCGGAGTCCGGTTCCCGCCACACGCGCGGCGCGATCCGGTGCAGCAGCAGGAACACGGCGATGCCGACGACCAGGCTGGCGATCGGCGCGAGCAGCGCCTCCGCGCCCAGATCGGGCCGTTCGAACACGGCGAAGGCGCCGACGAGCCCGAACAGGGCGATGATCACCGTCCCGGGCACCGGCGACCGGCGCGACAGGACGCCCGCGAGCGCGGCGACGCCGACCATGACCACGGCCATGCCGCCCAGCAGCACGAGCTTGTCGTAGGTGCCGAACGTGCGGACGGCGAAGTCCTTCAGCTCGACCGGGGTGAGGTCGATGGCGCCGTTGCCCACCGCGAGGTAGGGCGAGGCGTTGACGCTGATGAACCCGGCCACCAGGTGCCCGGCCGCGAGCGCGGCGGCCAGGGCGAGGACGCCGGTGAACGCGGCGGCGAAGAACCGCAGCCGGGCACGCGGCGGTGCGGCCGGTGTTTCCGGGTCGAGCTGGGTGACGGTCATACCGGCCATTCGGGGCGGCGTGGCCGGCGGCTTGGTCGTGCTGCCCCCGTCACACCGGATCGGGTGCCGTGGACGATCCATTGTGGACTGGCGGTGTCCCCCGTGCGGGTGACCGGCGGGGTTTCTCGGCACCACACCAAGCCGCACGGGCCGTCCGGGACGAATGCCTCGTGACACACCGCCTTCCAGGGCCGCACCACCCGGGAGGCTTCCGATCCGCTCGCGTGACGCGCTGGGAGTGCCCCGATGACCACCGCCGACGCCCACCTCCTCGCCGGCGCGTACGCCCTCGATGCGCTCGACGACCTCGAGCGGGCCGCGTTCACCCGGCACCTGGGGCAGTGCCCGTCCTGCGCCGAAGAAGTCGCCGGCTTCCGCGAGACCGCGGCCCTGCTGGGCACCGCCGTCGCGGTCGGCCCGGACGAGCGCTTCCGCCGCCGGGTGCTCGCCGCGGTCGCGCAAACGCGGCAGCTGCCTCCCCGCGTCGCCGAGCCGACCTCTCCGGTGCGACGCAGCCCGTGGCGCAAGCGGGCACTGATCGGGATCGCGTCCGTCGCCGCCGCGGCCGCGGTGCTCGCCGGCGGGATCAGCATCGGGCTGGACCAGTCGGTCCCGGGCCGCCCGGTCCCGGTGGCCGACGGCGCGGTGACGTCCGCACCCGACGCGACCACGCTCCGCACGGCCGCGGCCGGCGGCGGCTCGGTCACGGCCACGGTTTCCCGGCGGCTGGGCAAGGTCCTGGTGGCCGCGCAGGCGTTGCCGCGGCTGGATGCGGGCCATGCGTACGAGGTGTGGCTGACCGGCCCGGGAGCGCCCCGCTCGGCGGGGTTGATCCACCCGGAGGGGACCGTCGAAACCGCATTGCCCGCCGGGGTCGACGGGGTCGCGGTGACGGTGGAGCCTGTGACCGGATCGCTGCAGCCGACCACCCCGTCGATCGCGAACCTCGCGATCGGCTGAGTCGAAGGAAAGATCGCCCGGCTGCGTCGGTCGGCTGAGCCGAGGCGAAGGTTCCCCGGCTGCGTCGATCAGCGGCGGTGACTACTGCTTGACCGACCGGGCTTCTCTGCGGGCGAGGACGTCGTCGAGGCGGGAGCCGACTTCCGCGCAGTTGGCGCGGACGACGTCCAGGAACGCCGCGAGCACCGGGGAGTCGTCGGCCGCGCGGAAGGACAGCTGCAGGTCCGGGAGGCGGACCCGCGGGGCGATGTCGCAGAAGCGGACGTCCTTGCGGCCGGCCAGCCGCATCCGGGCCGGGCCGAGGCCGACACCCACGTCGCACGCCGCCAGGCCGATGATCGTGTGGATGTCCCGTGACATCGTGGCGGCGTCGAGCGCGGCCGCGCCTGCGCCGAACCCCTCGCGCAGGCGGGCGGCCACGGCGGGTTCCTGGGTGGGCGCCGACATGATCAGCCGCTCGGCCGCGAGCTGCTCGAGCCGGACCTCCGCGCGGCCGGCGAAGGGGTGGGCCGTACCGACCACGGCGACCAGGTGGTCGGCGCCGATCGGGACGGTCACCAGGCCGTCCACGCCCGCCCCGCGCGGCGCGCCGCGGCCGACCGCGACGTCGAGCTCGCCCGCGACCAGGGCGACCGTCCCCGCCGGGCTGCTCATCTCCCGCAGGTCGAGCCGGACGTCCGGCCGGGCCCTGCGGAACCGGCCCAGCACGCCGGGCAGCGGATCGAGCAACGCCGAGCCGATGAACCCCATGCGCAGCTGCCCCGTCTCGCCGCGGGCCGCGCGGCCGGCTTCGACCGCGGCGGCCGACATCTCGCACAGCGCGCGCCGGGCCCTGGCCAGGAACGCGGTGCCGGCCGCGGTCGGGAACACCCCGCGGGGCGTGCGGTCGAACAGCCGCTCGCCGACCTCGCGCTCGACGGCCGCGATCTGCATGGACAGCGGCGGCTGGGCGATGCCGAGGGACGC
Encoded proteins:
- a CDS encoding fasciclin domain-containing protein, which produces MRNLRIAGIGLTAAAALTLTACGSSDTASSGSSSAPAPSSSMAAPSSSAAAGAGNGVTTNADVFGPACSQLPQGSAPGSLDSMGPQPVASAASTNPLLTKLVAAVKATNLVDTLNSQEAITVFAPADPAFAALGDAKFNELAGKPAELAPILQYHVVGKRYDAKGLAAAGSVDTLNTAGGPVKIEGSGENMTINGAKILCGNIPTKNATVFVIDKVLTPGTNK
- a CDS encoding LysR family transcriptional regulator — its product is MESRHLRYALALAEHQHFGRAAASLGIAQPPLSMQIAAVEREVGERLFDRTPRGVFPTAAGTAFLARARRALCEMSAAAVEAGRAARGETGQLRMGFIGSALLDPLPGVLGRFRRARPDVRLDLREMSSPAGTVALVAGELDVAVGRGAPRGAGVDGLVTVPIGADHLVAVVGTAHPFAGRAEVRLEQLAAERLIMSAPTQEPAVAARLREGFGAGAAALDAATMSRDIHTIIGLAACDVGVGLGPARMRLAGRKDVRFCDIAPRVRLPDLQLSFRAADDSPVLAAFLDVVRANCAEVGSRLDDVLARREARSVKQ
- a CDS encoding IclR family transcriptional regulator; protein product: MTKPTRSPEARADQADIQAVSRVSQILSLFDPATPELTAGEVAERLGLNRTTAYRYCTSLVAAGLLERSADGGYVPGGLLLQLGAFAIGHRRVVNLAPRHMQALSRATQTSVVLSLWGLTGPVVSRVEENASTIVIVSVRVGSHLPLDTAQSKVFLAYHADQLSMERLIGTLSGPARDELRADVERVRAAGHCSAMSTPGIVAVAAPVFDEYGICATIAIVGPDNTLSMGDDSPELRVVVDTARELTHELGGHYRPDDIERAG
- a CDS encoding anti-sigma factor, with product MTTADAHLLAGAYALDALDDLERAAFTRHLGQCPSCAEEVAGFRETAALLGTAVAVGPDERFRRRVLAAVAQTRQLPPRVAEPTSPVRRSPWRKRALIGIASVAAAAAVLAGGISIGLDQSVPGRPVPVADGAVTSAPDATTLRTAAAGGGSVTATVSRRLGKVLVAAQALPRLDAGHAYEVWLTGPGAPRSAGLIHPEGTVETALPAGVDGVAVTVEPVTGSLQPTTPSIANLAIG
- a CDS encoding molybdopterin-dependent oxidoreductase, translated to MTVTQLDPETPAAPPRARLRFFAAAFTGVLALAAALAAGHLVAGFISVNASPYLAVGNGAIDLTPVELKDFAVRTFGTYDKLVLLGGMAVVMVGVAALAGVLSRRSPVPGTVIIALFGLVGAFAVFERPDLGAEALLAPIASLVVGIAVFLLLHRIAPRVWREPDSGEKSGTSRRAFLLGGAGVVAGAGAAGLGGQLISSSRDATASRDAVGKLIPARTAPTIPADADFAKLGTPPFLTPNGKFYRVDTALSVPQVRTEDWSLRLHGMVDREIRYSYGDIRNRPLVERTVTMTCVSNEVGGDYVSTSNFIGVDLADLLAEAGVKPGAEQLFCTSVDGWTSGTPVAAAQDRGRGAMLAIGMNGEPLPLEHGFPARLVTPGLFGYVSATKWVVDIEVTTWAARQAYWLKRGWSREAPIKTESRIDSHRGFANVRPGKVRVAGVAWAQHTGIEKVEVRVDQGPWQETTLSQEVNLNTWRMWWAEVDIPAGVHQVFCRATDKSGYTQTDQRAGTVPDGATGWHNVTFTAA